A genomic region of Arachis hypogaea cultivar Tifrunner chromosome 5, arahy.Tifrunner.gnm2.J5K5, whole genome shotgun sequence contains the following coding sequences:
- the LOC112800340 gene encoding protein NUCLEAR FUSION DEFECTIVE 4-like, with protein sequence MSLFARVVGGEEGGKWIGLVTAIWVQAICGNNYTFANYSDVLKSLMSLSQMQLNNLSVAKDVGKAFGLLSGLASHHFSTSLILIIGATMGFIGYGLQYLVVSQTITPLPYWLMCVFLCMGGNSTTWMNTAVLVTCMRNFPKNRGPISGILKGYVGLSTAIFTDICSALFSSDPSKFLLMLTIVPAVICCIAAVFLRETPPASTCAQEKKEAQFLNTFNFIAVMVAVYLLAFDVSGIHGHVFSLIFTAGLLILLVMPLLVPLYVIIFNSTDLDEEQQIHEALLDGDKKVEEVEIIKQKPVIGEEHSIGEMVRTIEFWIMFVSFLCGVGTGMCVMNMGQMGEALGYSDVSIFISFISIWGFFGRIVSGSLSEYYIRKSGMPRLVWNAGAQILMSIGYIALAMALPGSLYIGSMVVGICYGVYFTITPAAASELFGLKYYGIVYNILILNLPIGSFIFSGLIAGYLYDVEATSVPGGGNTCIGAHCYRLVYVIMAFASLFGCVLDVLLAVRTNKVYYNIYQDTRSLANSIQ encoded by the exons ATGTCGTTATTTGCCAGGGTTGTAGGTGGAGAAGAAGGTGGAAAATGGATAGGACTAGTAACCGCCATATGGGTTCAAGCAATATGTGGAAACAACTACACTTTCGCCAACTACTCCGATGTTTTGAAGTCCCTAATGTCTCTATCACAGATGCAACTCAACAATCTCTCTGTTGCTAAGGATGTTGGCAAGGCCTTTGGTCTTCTCTCTGGTCTTGCTTCTCATCACTTCTCTACTTCACTTATTCTCATTATTGGAGCCACCATGGGATTCATTGGTTATGGTCTTCAATACCTTGTTGTCAGCCAAACAATTACTCCACTCCCTTATTGGCTG ATGTGTGTATTCTTGTGTATGGGGGGAAACAGCACAACATGGATGAACACAGCAGTTCTTGTTACTTGTATGAGGAACTTCCCGAAGAACAGAGGACCAATTTCTGGGATTCTAAAGGGTTATGTTGGACTCAGCACTGCAATCTTCACTGACATATGTTCTGCGTTGTTCTCCTCAGACCCTTCCAAGTTTCTGCTAATGCTTACCATTGTTCCTGCCGTCATTTGCTGCATTGCTGCTGTTTTCCTTCGCGAAACGCCGCCGGCTTCCACTTGTGctcaagagaagaaagaagctcAGTTCCTCAACACATTCAACTTCATTGCTGTCATGGTAGCTGTTTATCTTTTAGCCTTTGATGTTAGCGGAATTCATGGCCATgttttttccttgattttcaCAGCTGGGCTTCTTATCCTATTGGTCATGCCGCTTCTTGTGCCTTTGTATGTGATCATCTTCAATAGTACTGATCTAGACGAAGAACAACAAATTCATGAAGCGTTGCTTGATGGGGACAAGAAGGTGGAGGAAGTTGAAATTATAAAACAAAAGCCTGTTATAGGGGAGGAACATAGCATAGGTGAAATGGTGAGAACCATTGAATTTTGGATcatgtttgtgtctttccttTGTGGAGTAGGAACAGGAATGTGTGTGATGAACATGGGGCAGATGGGAGAAGCACTTGGTTACTCCGATGTTTCAATCTTCATTTCCTTCATTAGCATATGGGGTTTCTTCGGACGCATTGTTTCTGGCTCGCTCTCAGAATACTACATCAG AAAATCAGGGATGCCAAGGCTAGTATGGAATGCAGGTGCACAAATCCTTATGAGTATAGGGTACATTGCATTGGCTATGGCATTGCCAGGGTCACTATACATAGGTTCAATGGTAGTGGGAATATGCTATGGAGTTTACTTTACAATAACACCAGCAGCAGCTTCAGAGTTATTTGGGCTTAAATACTATGGCATAGTATACAACATTCTAATTCTGAACCTTCCTATTGGCTCATTCATCTTCTCTGGCCTCATTGCTGGCTACCTATATGATGTTGAAGCCACAAGTGTGCCTGGTGGGGGCAACACTTGCATTGGTGCACATTGTTATAGGCTTGTTTATGTCATTATGGCTTTTGCTTCTCTATTTGGCTGTGTCTTGGATGTGCTTCTTGCTGTTAGAACAAATAAGGTTTATTACAACATCTATCAAGACACAAGAAGCCTTGCCAATTCAATCCAATAG
- the LOC112800339 gene encoding thiosulfate sulfurtransferase 18-like yields the protein MALLIVPRWLLSLVLLLHFLLCCLGVNVVTVNVAAAKGLINTGYLYLDVRTVEEFRKGHVDAAKVVNIPYMLDTPKGKVKNPDFLKEVSSVCNKEDHLVVGCQSGVRSLYATTDLVADGYKDVKDMGGGYMEWVKNKFPVKSSLGKEDL from the exons ATGGCTCTTCTAATTGTACCTCGTTGGTTGCTGTCCCTTGTTCTTCTCCTTCACTTTCTGTTGTGTTGCTTAGGAGTCAATGTTGTCACCGTTAATGTTGCTGCTGCCAAGGGCCTTATCAACACCGGCTACCTTTATCTCGATGTCAG AACTGTGGAGGAGTTTAGAAAAGGGCATGTAGATGCTGCTAAGGTCGTTAACATTCCATACATGTTGGATACACCCAAGG GTAAGGTCAAGAATCCAGACTTTCTAAAAGAGGTTTCATCTGTTTGCAACAAAGAAGACCATCTCGTTGTG GGTTGTCAAAGTGGAGTGAGATCTCTGTATGCAACTACCGATCTTGTTGCTGAT GGCTACAAGGATGTGAAGGACATGGGAGGAGGTTATATGGAGTGGGTCAAAAACAAGTTTCCAGTGAAATCATCATTAGGGAAAGAGGATCTCTAA